caactacagcaagcatctgggaatgccaagcccataggttcgaaccactcatcatggttaatgtgatttgttcattaaatttattatattttcaaataggccagagagacggaaataacagtttcaaatgagatcgacaaacttgatgttcaaaagtcattgattcaagaatggcgatctgacctacaaatgatttgtaaggagttagagttaaacactggaacaacctcgaagaacataaaatattctatcgaggcagttgcagactctatcaggcatcgcaaaaatctgattgccactgatgcaggtaggcttactatttctttgttaactctgaagcaatttctatttagctcttgtctataatttctatgtaggtaaatgatgaggaaatttttttaacaactttaaaactttcagccaaaaaactttatttgcagcatccagtaaaatgcgctcttccctccggcacagaaatgagtgtgataggaaaaagcttcaaggcttcataaaaatctacaatagtgaaaactctgaaattctcagtgaaaaggatgcaatagaaggtatcctgccatggcacaatttattgcctcatcatagccaaaatggtatgtaactacatctcattttatcaggggttacaattcggccttatcaagataactaacatttagcatgcataatggataagctttacttatttttgaagtaaaatatcatcactactgtttgtaaaataggtgcagtatcataatccgtaggtttttatcaggttgatactgcacaataaactatgtatagtatgtataatgcaagtacctaaactgtaattacagtacattaaattgagttgtagtttacttgcagtaaatataaatttcctcttttattagtgtcccttgctcaaaaaaagaaggcagtagaagatgtggagcttcagaagagatccagagaagagcaacaacacactgttcaagaaatgctgcattatctcgcatattacaagaataagagagagattttaaccgaacatactgaagagttgttatgtggaatttttccttcatatctaagcaaggtaagctaacagcctaaatgtgtgttgcaattcagttcttcataaacatttatccagcagaattttatacttgtcttgctatttacaactttgacaggtagacaattccatggttttcatatactgtactggtgtgttttacatatatttgaacttttaccgaaaactttatttatttattctaatttctttagtattttcagggaaatttgtaaatgtcttaaaccccattaaatagtctatatattacaggatcctaacaagtacactattgaagagaagcacctatcaaccaaaaataagagtggaatcttggctcttttgaagcaagggcaaaagatgtgttctgacaagctgagtgatgcaaagcgtttatttggataccaggaagaggatgttgatgtttccgagccctacctggagctttgtgacagtgaagatgatgatgatgaagatgaagatttactactaaactcatgatacaaaagttaagtataataaattttacctgatttctcttgctaatttctcttacttaatttctctaatttctaattatcctagccctaagattactactggcctccattgccttgcctgcactttgtttcccccttaaccatatcactcattcttacaggtgtgagacagagaggtacaagatcatccaagaggaacaacacctgaagcacccaacatttgggtgttttaattaataaaaacgcccttcatggcttcactcatcctggctggtttaattaaaaaaacctaacctaaacctaatatatatacctctagagtcaagggagttaagttttaggctgcacaatgaaactgctattgacaattttataactgctgctgataatgtctgtcctgtgacttttttgtaagcataaccaaaaggcttaacaatcccttgcttacaaagggaatacttaaacccattaataaaaaacatgaccttgagaagaagtataggttaggaattgtctccaaagaattctcatgctcttcaacaggtcacttgaactccaaacctttccagttatcctaaaaaaagcgagttacccctgtacacaaatgtggtgatctcacagatgttaacaattacagacctatatcaatcctgcctaacttgtcaacattttttgaaaaactaatctacaagcagttttactcttatctagccaaacaccatatacttagtactaggctgtacaagaatataacaactcttgtatatatctcaaaaaaaaaaaaaaaaaaaaaagcacaagacgaagcttga
The sequence above is a segment of the Procambarus clarkii isolate CNS0578487 chromosome 44, FALCON_Pclarkii_2.0, whole genome shotgun sequence genome. Coding sequences within it:
- the LOC138350240 gene encoding uncharacterized protein produces the protein MTLGEEAEQVFAYLSRYNSTTKNMLKAERTEELTEGAVFWNHRKIDGLARALVTRLRKARETEITVSNEIDKLDVQKSLIQEWRSDLQMICKELELNTGTTSKNIKYSIEAVADSIRHRKNLIATDAASSKMRSSLRHRNECDRKKLQGFIKIYNSENSEILSEKDAIEGILPWHNLLPHHSQNVSLAQKKKAVEDVELQKRSREEQQHTVQEMLHYLAYYKNKREILTEHTEELLCGIFPSYLSKDPNKYTIEEKHLSTKNKSGILALLKQGQKMCSDKLSDAKRLFGYQEEDVDVSEPYLELCDSEDDDDEDEDLLLNS